From a single Sinorhizobium sp. RAC02 genomic region:
- a CDS encoding CorA family divalent cation transporter codes for MTLGAHLNLLEQLDREHPPGLVGAWRGTPDGLVKLIAPVQIDEALAAEDGWVWLHVDLVDQRMQGWLTGRCTLPVAARAVLDGHDESLVLGHETGTTHGVVVDLQQDMERTSTAVGRLHFAMTDRLLVTARRHPLAAVDKVRRSFAEGFCPATAYELFEAIVAAFCKNTNLRLKEAAALLDAVEDRLVTERLSDERRSLKEIRRLAVSLHRPVAGMVALFEEEDRDGWMLSETAHATLQRLSIRLERLDREIVMLNDRARLLQEEMAAELADESNRSLKAMAVMSALLLPGTLVVGVFGMNTAGLPFSHGESGFGWAVMLGVAATALFYWLLRRAGVSVRF; via the coding sequence TTGACGCTGGGCGCGCATTTGAACCTGCTGGAGCAGTTGGACAGGGAACACCCGCCGGGCCTCGTTGGCGCCTGGCGGGGCACGCCCGACGGATTGGTGAAGCTCATCGCGCCGGTGCAGATCGATGAGGCCCTTGCTGCTGAAGACGGCTGGGTCTGGCTGCATGTTGATCTGGTTGATCAACGCATGCAGGGCTGGCTCACCGGCCGATGCACGCTGCCAGTCGCCGCCCGCGCCGTTCTCGACGGACATGATGAAAGCCTGGTTCTCGGCCATGAGACCGGAACGACACACGGTGTTGTCGTCGATTTGCAGCAGGACATGGAGCGCACGTCGACCGCGGTCGGCCGACTGCATTTCGCGATGACCGATCGGCTTCTCGTTACCGCCCGGCGCCATCCGCTGGCGGCCGTGGACAAGGTGCGGCGATCCTTTGCCGAAGGTTTTTGCCCGGCGACGGCCTACGAGCTTTTCGAGGCCATCGTCGCGGCGTTCTGCAAGAACACCAATCTGCGGCTCAAGGAGGCGGCGGCCCTTCTCGACGCGGTGGAGGATCGTCTCGTCACCGAGCGATTGAGCGATGAGCGCCGTAGCCTCAAGGAAATCAGGCGTTTGGCCGTTTCACTGCACCGGCCCGTGGCCGGAATGGTGGCGCTGTTCGAGGAAGAAGACCGCGACGGATGGATGCTGTCGGAAACGGCGCACGCCACGCTGCAGCGCCTGTCGATCCGGCTCGAAAGACTGGATCGGGAAATCGTCATGCTCAACGATCGCGCGCGCCTGCTGCAGGAGGAAATGGCGGCGGAACTTGCGGATGAATCCAACCGCAGCCTGAAGGCGATGGCCGTCATGAGCGCCTTGCTGCTGCCCGGCACGCTGGTCGTCGGCGTCTTCGGCATGAACACCGCCGGCTTGCCGTTCAGCCACGGCGAATCCGGCTTCGGCTGGGCGGTGATGCTCGGCGTAGCCGCCACCGCGCTGTTCTATTGGCTGTTGCGCCGGGCTGGCGTCAGCGTGCGCTTTTAG
- a CDS encoding Lrp/AsnC family transcriptional regulator produces MAQRDAIDAAILKAVQQNGRISNADLAERVGLSPSACSRRLDILEKSGVINGYYARVSPKALDYKMIAIVHISLSGQFAKTLNEFESAVKLCPNVLVCYLMSGEYDYILRVAAKDLEDYERIHRDWLSALPHVVKINSSFALREIIDRPNVGI; encoded by the coding sequence ATGGCGCAACGAGATGCAATCGATGCTGCGATCTTGAAGGCGGTTCAGCAGAATGGCCGAATCTCGAATGCAGACCTTGCCGAGCGCGTCGGCCTATCACCGTCGGCCTGTTCGCGCCGGCTCGACATTCTCGAGAAGAGCGGCGTGATCAACGGCTATTACGCCCGCGTGTCACCCAAGGCGCTCGATTACAAGATGATCGCCATCGTGCACATCTCGCTCTCCGGCCAGTTTGCCAAAACGCTCAACGAGTTCGAATCGGCGGTGAAGCTCTGCCCCAATGTGCTGGTCTGCTACCTGATGTCGGGCGAATACGACTATATCCTGCGCGTCGCCGCCAAGGATCTCGAGGACTACGAGCGCATCCACCGCGACTGGCTGTCGGCCCTGCCCCATGTGGTGAAGATCAATTCGAGTTTCGCGCTACGCGAAATCATCGACCGGCCGAATGTCGGGATTTAG
- the ald gene encoding alanine dehydrogenase, giving the protein MRVGCPKEIKNHEYRVGLTPGAVREYVAHGHEVIVETKAGAGIGADDDSYRAAGAKIVATAADIFQKSDMVVKVKEPQPSEWAQLRDGQILYTYLHLAPDPEQTKGLLASGVTAIAYETVTDERGGLPLLAPMSEVAGRLSIQAGATALQKANGGRGILLGGVPGVLPAKVAIIGGGVVGLHAAKMAAGLGADVCILDRSIPRLRQLDDIFGGRIHTRYSTIDALEEEVFAADLVIGAVLIPGAAAPKLVTREMLSGMKKGAVIVDVAIDQGGCFETSHATTHSDPTYEVDGVVHYCVANMPGAVPVTSAHALNNATLHYGLQLADKGLKAIAEDRHLRAGLNVHKGRVTNRPVAEALGYESYAPEAVLNVA; this is encoded by the coding sequence ATGCGTGTCGGTTGTCCGAAGGAAATCAAGAATCACGAATACCGGGTGGGTTTGACGCCAGGGGCCGTGCGTGAATATGTGGCCCACGGTCACGAGGTTATCGTCGAGACCAAGGCCGGTGCCGGCATCGGCGCGGACGATGACAGCTACCGCGCTGCCGGCGCAAAAATTGTTGCCACTGCCGCGGACATCTTCCAGAAGTCCGACATGGTGGTGAAGGTCAAGGAGCCGCAGCCCTCCGAATGGGCGCAGCTGCGCGACGGACAGATTCTCTACACCTACCTGCACCTTGCGCCCGATCCGGAGCAGACCAAGGGCCTGCTCGCCTCCGGCGTGACGGCGATCGCCTATGAGACGGTAACGGACGAACGGGGCGGCCTGCCGCTTCTTGCGCCGATGTCCGAGGTTGCCGGGCGCCTTTCCATCCAGGCGGGTGCCACGGCACTCCAGAAGGCCAATGGCGGCCGCGGCATCCTGCTTGGCGGCGTGCCGGGCGTTCTGCCGGCGAAAGTGGCCATCATTGGTGGCGGCGTTGTGGGCCTGCATGCGGCGAAGATGGCCGCTGGCCTCGGCGCGGATGTTTGCATCCTCGACCGTTCGATCCCGCGACTGCGCCAGCTCGACGACATCTTCGGTGGCCGCATCCACACGCGCTATTCGACGATCGATGCTCTGGAAGAGGAAGTTTTCGCCGCCGATCTCGTCATCGGTGCCGTGCTGATCCCCGGTGCCGCGGCGCCAAAGCTCGTCACCCGCGAAATGCTGTCCGGTATGAAGAAGGGTGCCGTCATCGTCGACGTCGCCATCGACCAGGGCGGCTGCTTCGAGACCTCGCATGCGACGACCCATTCCGACCCGACTTACGAGGTCGACGGCGTGGTGCACTATTGCGTTGCCAACATGCCGGGTGCCGTGCCGGTCACGTCCGCCCATGCGCTGAACAACGCGACGCTGCACTACGGCCTCCAGCTTGCCGACAAGGGCCTGAAGGCAATCGCCGAGGACCGCCATCTGCGGGCCGGCCTTAACGTGCACAAGGGCCGCGTGACGAACCGGCCGGTCGCCGAGGCGCTCGGCTATGAGTCCTACGCTCCGGAAGCGGTGCTGAACGTCGCCTGA
- a CDS encoding DUF1203 domain-containing protein, with the protein MSIRFLPIPTETATACWSGGNDAYGMTPERHISDGDGVPCRHCLRLVGAGEPYFVLAHRPFPVLQPYAETGPIFLHAEPCDAHQPSDAMPPMLTSRDYIVRGYSEGNRILYGTGAVVANAEIPDYAASLLAREDVAYLHIRSARNNCYQCRVERA; encoded by the coding sequence ATGTCCATCCGCTTCCTGCCCATCCCGACAGAAACCGCTACCGCTTGCTGGAGCGGCGGCAACGATGCCTATGGCATGACGCCGGAGCGCCATATCTCCGACGGCGACGGGGTGCCCTGCCGCCACTGCCTGCGGCTTGTCGGCGCGGGAGAACCCTACTTCGTCCTCGCCCATCGACCCTTCCCGGTGCTCCAGCCTTACGCGGAAACCGGACCGATCTTCCTTCATGCCGAGCCTTGTGATGCCCATCAGCCATCAGACGCCATGCCGCCTATGCTGACCAGTCGCGACTACATCGTGCGCGGCTATTCCGAAGGAAACCGCATCCTCTACGGCACCGGCGCGGTGGTTGCGAATGCGGAGATTCCCGACTACGCGGCAAGCCTGCTGGCGCGCGAGGATGTCGCGTACCTGCACATCCGCTCCGCGCGCAACAACTGCTACCAATGCCGCGTCGAACGCGCATGA
- a CDS encoding OmpA family protein, which yields MQRRAFLTAFAAALATPALSDLALAQETPSEDMILRRLDAAPARRMPENERVTVREFKRRADLRRAAPSIDIQSINFAFASADIPRSEYRKVRQIARAMEKILSRRRRAVFLIEGHTDAVGSAAANQVLSERRAASLKWVLVQEYGIPSRALETVGYGEEYLLVPTQNEEWRNRRVTLRRIDEFVR from the coding sequence ATGCAACGCCGCGCCTTTCTGACCGCGTTTGCCGCCGCCCTCGCCACTCCGGCCCTTTCCGACCTCGCGCTTGCGCAGGAAACGCCGTCCGAAGACATGATCCTGCGCCGCCTCGACGCCGCCCCTGCGCGTCGCATGCCGGAGAACGAACGCGTCACCGTGCGCGAGTTCAAGCGCCGGGCGGACCTGCGCCGCGCCGCGCCGTCGATCGATATCCAGTCGATCAACTTTGCCTTTGCCTCGGCTGACATCCCGCGCTCGGAATATCGCAAGGTGCGCCAGATCGCCCGTGCCATGGAGAAGATCCTCAGCCGTCGCCGCCGCGCCGTCTTCCTGATCGAAGGCCATACCGACGCCGTCGGCTCCGCCGCCGCCAACCAGGTTCTGTCCGAACGTCGCGCCGCATCGCTGAAATGGGTTCTCGTGCAGGAATACGGCATCCCGTCGCGCGCGCTGGAGACGGTCGGCTATGGTGAGGAGTACCTGCTCGTGCCGACCCAGAACGAGGAATGGCGCAACCGCCGCGTCACGCTCCGCCGCATCGACGAGTTCGTGCGGTAG
- a CDS encoding GNAT family N-acetyltransferase produces MAKKVQPTPIQVHITALEMTSPPKQSLPVPVNVHTAILSAPEIPLAFYRFLYRQVGSRWHWVDRLRMNDETLTKTLNDKRNSVTVLYVNGAPAGFFELLQVDGDVIELSHFGLLERALGLGIGKWFLLQTLYAAWALGPKRVTVTTNDLDHPRALQLYQMFGFSPVGTRDAEVLPLSDAELLDLAKRDCLLPTEGR; encoded by the coding sequence ATGGCGAAGAAAGTCCAGCCGACACCGATCCAGGTGCACATCACCGCGCTTGAAATGACGAGCCCGCCGAAGCAGAGCCTGCCGGTGCCTGTCAACGTGCATACCGCCATCCTCAGCGCACCGGAAATCCCGCTCGCCTTCTACCGCTTCCTCTACCGGCAGGTCGGCAGCCGCTGGCACTGGGTCGACCGGCTGCGGATGAATGACGAGACGTTGACGAAAACGCTCAACGACAAGCGCAACAGCGTCACCGTGCTTTATGTCAACGGCGCGCCGGCCGGCTTCTTCGAACTGCTGCAGGTCGATGGGGATGTCATCGAGCTTTCGCATTTCGGCCTGCTCGAACGGGCCCTCGGCCTCGGCATCGGCAAGTGGTTCCTGCTCCAGACCCTCTATGCCGCCTGGGCGCTCGGGCCGAAGCGCGTCACGGTCACGACGAACGATCTCGACCATCCCCGCGCCCTCCAGCTCTATCAGATGTTCGGCTTCTCGCCGGTCGGCACGCGGGATGCGGAGGTCCTTCCCCTCTCCGACGCCGAATTGCTGGACCTGGCCAAGCGTGACTGCCTGCTGCCCACCGAGGGCCGTTAA
- the sseA gene encoding 3-mercaptopyruvate sulfurtransferase, translated as MSNDKSKFVVSADWVEKQLGAPEFRIVDTSWYLPAQNRNGAAEYASGHVPGAVFFDQDVIADHSSALPHTLPSPAFFATEVGKLGISDTDTIVVYDGPGIFTAPRVWWLFRTMGAKNVFVMDGGIDGWKKEGRPLQTDLPEPAPAVFHTNFNPYAVTSFEEMRGIVSTKSKQIADARGAGRFTGDEAEPRAGMRSGHMPGAKSMPSGTFSVDGKFKDLTSLRQHFEDSGIDLSKPVVTSCGSGITAAIITLALASLGHENNTVYDGSWSQWGGRDDTPVVTGKD; from the coding sequence ATGTCCAACGACAAGAGCAAGTTCGTCGTCTCGGCGGATTGGGTGGAAAAGCAGCTCGGCGCACCGGAGTTCCGCATCGTCGACACCTCCTGGTATCTTCCCGCGCAGAACCGTAACGGTGCGGCCGAATATGCGAGCGGCCACGTTCCGGGTGCGGTTTTCTTCGATCAGGACGTGATCGCCGATCATTCCAGCGCACTGCCGCACACCCTGCCCTCGCCGGCCTTCTTTGCCACGGAAGTCGGCAAGCTCGGCATTTCTGACACCGATACTATCGTCGTCTATGACGGCCCCGGCATTTTCACCGCGCCACGCGTCTGGTGGCTGTTCCGCACCATGGGTGCGAAGAACGTCTTCGTCATGGATGGCGGCATCGACGGTTGGAAGAAGGAGGGCCGGCCGCTGCAGACCGACCTGCCGGAACCGGCACCCGCGGTTTTCCACACCAATTTCAATCCCTATGCCGTCACCTCTTTCGAGGAAATGCGCGGCATCGTCTCGACGAAGTCCAAGCAGATCGCCGACGCCCGCGGTGCTGGCCGTTTCACCGGCGATGAAGCCGAACCCCGCGCAGGCATGCGCTCCGGCCATATGCCGGGCGCAAAGAGCATGCCCTCCGGCACCTTCTCCGTCGACGGCAAGTTCAAGGACCTAACAAGCCTGCGCCAGCATTTCGAGGATTCGGGGATAGACCTTTCCAAGCCGGTCGTGACAAGCTGCGGCTCGGGCATCACGGCTGCCATCATCACGCTGGCACTCGCGTCGCTCGGCCATGAAAACAACACGGTCTATGACGGCTCCTGGTCGCAATGGGGTGGCCGGGACGATACGCCGGTCGTGACAGGAAAAGACTGA
- a CDS encoding alanyl-tRNA editing protein, which produces MSLPTTALFRDDFYLSTNEAVVTVVYEDGGIELDQTCFYATSGGQPGDTGFLERADGSRIALGPAVTGATKEIVIHRPLEGETPPIVGETVVAHIDWARRYKLMRMHTACHLLSVVCPFPITGAAVGEDDSRVDFDMTETIDRDEVTAKLMKLVTENHPIFVQWITDEELAANPGIVKSKNVRPPMGLGRVSLVCIGENSSVDSQPCGGTHVSETQEVGTIHIAKIEKKGKENRRFRIRFGAPGSEG; this is translated from the coding sequence ATGTCCCTTCCCACCACTGCCCTCTTTCGCGACGATTTTTATCTTTCGACAAACGAGGCGGTGGTGACGGTGGTGTACGAAGACGGCGGCATCGAGCTGGACCAGACCTGTTTCTACGCGACATCCGGCGGCCAGCCGGGCGACACGGGTTTCCTCGAGCGCGCTGACGGCAGCCGCATCGCGCTCGGCCCGGCCGTGACGGGCGCCACCAAAGAGATCGTCATTCACCGTCCGCTGGAGGGCGAGACGCCGCCGATCGTCGGCGAGACCGTCGTCGCCCATATCGACTGGGCGCGGCGCTACAAGCTGATGCGGATGCACACGGCCTGCCACCTGCTCTCCGTCGTCTGCCCCTTCCCGATCACCGGCGCCGCCGTCGGCGAGGACGACAGCCGTGTCGATTTCGACATGACGGAAACCATCGACAGGGACGAGGTGACGGCGAAGCTGATGAAGCTCGTCACGGAAAACCATCCGATCTTCGTGCAGTGGATCACCGACGAAGAGCTTGCCGCCAATCCCGGTATCGTGAAGTCGAAGAACGTACGCCCGCCGATGGGCCTCGGTCGCGTCAGCCTCGTCTGCATCGGCGAGAACTCGTCCGTCGACAGCCAGCCCTGTGGCGGCACGCATGTGTCCGAAACGCAGGAAGTCGGCACCATCCACATCGCCAAGATCGAGAAGAAGGGCAAGGAGAACCGCCGGTTCCGTATCCGCTTCGGTGCGCCCGGTTCCGAAGGCTAA
- a CDS encoding cysteine synthase A, translating to MSILPSVLDAIGNTPLIRLKGASEATGCEILGKAEFLNPGQSVKDRAALFIIRAAERSGALRPGGVIVEGTAGNTGIGLALVAQALGYRTVIIIPETQSQEKKDALRLLGAELVEVPAVPYKNPNNYVKLSGRLAEQLAKTEPNGAIWANQFDNVANRDAHIETTAPEIWRDTDGKVDGFVSAVGSGGTLAGVAAGLRAKNPNIKIALADPDGAALYNYYAHGELKSAGSSITEGIGQGRITANLEGFTPDYSYNIPDSEAVQLVFDLIENEGIALGGSSGINIAGAIRLAKDLGPGHTIVTILCDYANRYQSKLFNADFLDSKGLPVPGWLKAKSGIKVPYQPVE from the coding sequence ATGTCCATTCTCCCGTCCGTTCTGGATGCAATCGGCAACACGCCGCTGATCCGCCTCAAGGGCGCCTCGGAGGCGACGGGCTGCGAAATCCTCGGCAAGGCGGAATTTTTGAACCCTGGCCAGTCGGTCAAGGATCGCGCGGCACTCTTTATCATCCGGGCTGCGGAACGCTCTGGCGCGCTCCGTCCCGGCGGCGTGATCGTCGAGGGCACGGCCGGGAATACAGGCATCGGCCTGGCCCTTGTCGCGCAGGCGCTCGGCTATCGCACCGTCATCATCATTCCGGAAACCCAGAGCCAGGAAAAGAAGGACGCGCTGCGCCTGCTCGGCGCCGAGCTCGTCGAAGTGCCTGCCGTTCCCTACAAGAACCCGAACAACTACGTAAAACTCTCCGGCCGTCTGGCCGAGCAACTCGCCAAGACGGAACCGAACGGCGCGATCTGGGCAAACCAGTTCGACAACGTCGCCAACCGCGATGCCCATATCGAGACCACCGCCCCGGAAATCTGGCGCGATACGGATGGCAAAGTGGACGGCTTCGTCTCCGCCGTCGGCTCCGGCGGCACGCTGGCCGGCGTTGCAGCGGGCCTGCGGGCCAAAAATCCGAACATCAAGATCGCCCTTGCCGACCCGGATGGCGCAGCGCTCTACAATTATTATGCCCATGGCGAACTGAAGTCCGCCGGAAGCTCGATCACCGAGGGCATCGGCCAGGGCCGCATCACGGCGAATCTGGAAGGTTTCACCCCGGACTATTCCTACAACATCCCGGATTCCGAGGCCGTTCAGCTGGTTTTTGACCTTATCGAGAACGAAGGCATCGCCCTCGGCGGCTCGTCGGGCATCAACATTGCCGGCGCGATCCGGCTGGCGAAGGACCTCGGCCCCGGCCACACGATCGTGACGATCCTCTGCGACTATGCTAACCGCTATCAGTCCAAACTCTTCAACGCGGACTTCCTCGATTCGAAGGGCCTGCCGGTTCCAGGCTGGCTGAAGGCGAAATCGGGGATCAAGGTCCCCTATCAGCCGGTCGAATAG
- a CDS encoding cyclopropane-fatty-acyl-phospholipid synthase family protein: MLTGANFAERTKGLPFRAQMVLRGLLGLETGLLSMTVPTGQTFVIGGKVPGPHAVVKLHSWSLLYRAISEGAIGVAESYMDGDWESPDAGAFLELFLVNTQVGKGYANGPRGLFLLVEKFRHWLNANTRRGAQRNISAHYDLGNAFYSQWLDPTMTYSSALYSRGANDLTSAQVAKYRALAEATGIGPNDHVLEIGCGWGGFAEFAASEIGCKVTGLTISREQLAFARERMAKANLADRVELKFQDYRDETGTYDRIVSIEMFEAVGEKYWPAYFSKLHECLKPGGRAGLQVITILQEAYSEYRANPDFIQKYVFPGGMLPTREHLTSLGQQFGFSTASDIGFGHDYARTLAEWRHRFWAAWERIVPLGFDDRFRKLWEFYFYYCEAGFRAKNIDVRQVVYTRPLA; this comes from the coding sequence CGGCCTTCTGTCCATGACAGTGCCCACGGGACAAACTTTCGTGATCGGCGGCAAGGTGCCCGGCCCGCATGCTGTCGTCAAATTGCACAGCTGGAGCCTCCTGTACCGCGCCATCAGCGAGGGCGCGATCGGCGTCGCCGAGAGCTACATGGACGGCGACTGGGAAAGCCCGGATGCCGGCGCATTCCTGGAGCTGTTCCTCGTCAACACACAGGTCGGAAAGGGTTATGCGAACGGCCCGCGCGGCTTGTTCCTGCTCGTCGAAAAGTTCCGGCACTGGCTGAATGCCAACACCAGGCGCGGCGCCCAACGCAACATTTCCGCTCACTACGATCTCGGCAATGCATTCTATTCACAGTGGCTTGATCCGACGATGACCTATTCGTCGGCACTCTATTCACGCGGCGCCAACGACCTCACCTCCGCGCAGGTCGCCAAATACCGCGCGCTCGCAGAGGCGACCGGGATCGGCCCGAATGATCATGTGCTGGAAATTGGCTGCGGCTGGGGCGGCTTTGCCGAATTTGCCGCAAGCGAGATCGGCTGCAAGGTTACCGGCCTCACGATCAGCCGCGAGCAACTGGCCTTTGCACGCGAACGCATGGCGAAAGCCAACCTCGCCGACCGCGTCGAACTGAAATTCCAGGATTATCGCGACGAAACCGGCACCTATGACCGCATCGTCTCTATCGAGATGTTCGAGGCCGTGGGCGAGAAATATTGGCCGGCCTATTTTTCAAAGCTGCACGAATGTCTGAAACCCGGCGGGCGGGCGGGCCTGCAGGTCATCACCATCCTTCAGGAGGCCTATTCCGAATACCGGGCCAACCCGGATTTCATTCAGAAATACGTCTTCCCCGGCGGCATGCTGCCGACCCGCGAGCACCTCACGTCGCTCGGCCAGCAGTTCGGGTTCTCGACGGCGTCGGACATCGGGTTCGGCCATGACTACGCCCGCACCCTTGCCGAGTGGCGCCATCGTTTCTGGGCGGCGTGGGAGCGTATCGTGCCCCTCGGATTCGACGATCGGTTTCGGAAGCTGTGGGAATTTTATTTCTACTATTGCGAGGCGGGTTTTCGGGCAAAGAACATCGATGTTCGGCAGGTGGTTTACACACGCCCCCTCGCCTGA